One window of Oscillibacter hominis genomic DNA carries:
- a CDS encoding sensor histidine kinase, with translation MTWIAVLKGLVVLACMAAGSACMERAVSRVLPQGRKPLQRIAPYALFFVVIEMPSWVGDENPLYLLPFFLAVICCCYEGTRLSRLVAALLFYILVIPVNMMVDTLWYWGMAFKGDDAVGIFLKAAVYLALWLLIRRLIPAGGAIQLPQRLWGTVGALCLAPLFGTLSYSIWNMRWRWTLSFDYDELTKPLAYTVLPFVFLSALALLYALTVFSRQERLEQEHQLANLREIYYQGVRQEQAQVRILRHDLRNHLTVVQGLMDQGDYEKVRGYLDQMAQSPALQGSRRICANETANVVLSSKRAVMESEGMEADFSVSLPEALSIPDPELCALLGNALDNAIEAVRKAEDKRITVRARADKGMLMLRVENPVGGTLKERKGCFETTKSDKSVHGFGITGMREIAERRGGTLDTLVRNGRFELIACVPLTGD, from the coding sequence ATGACATGGATTGCGGTTTTAAAGGGCCTCGTGGTACTGGCCTGCATGGCGGCGGGGAGCGCCTGCATGGAGCGGGCCGTCTCCCGTGTTTTGCCCCAGGGCCGGAAGCCGCTGCAGCGCATTGCGCCCTATGCGCTCTTTTTTGTTGTGATCGAAATGCCCAGCTGGGTCGGCGATGAAAACCCCCTGTATCTGCTGCCCTTCTTTCTGGCAGTGATCTGCTGCTGCTATGAGGGAACACGGCTTTCCCGGTTGGTGGCGGCGCTGCTCTTTTACATCCTGGTGATACCGGTCAATATGATGGTGGATACCCTGTGGTACTGGGGCATGGCGTTTAAGGGGGACGACGCGGTCGGTATTTTCCTTAAGGCGGCGGTTTATCTGGCGTTGTGGCTGCTGATACGCCGCCTGATTCCTGCTGGCGGCGCCATCCAGCTGCCCCAGAGGCTCTGGGGCACGGTGGGGGCGCTGTGCCTTGCGCCCCTGTTCGGCACGCTCTCCTATTCCATCTGGAATATGCGCTGGCGCTGGACGCTGTCCTTTGACTACGACGAACTGACCAAGCCCCTGGCTTACACGGTGCTTCCCTTTGTCTTCCTCTCCGCGCTGGCCCTGCTGTACGCGCTGACGGTGTTCTCCCGCCAGGAGCGGCTGGAGCAGGAGCACCAGCTGGCCAATTTGCGGGAGATCTATTACCAGGGTGTCCGCCAGGAGCAGGCCCAGGTGCGCATCCTGCGCCACGATCTGCGCAACCATCTGACGGTGGTGCAGGGCCTGATGGACCAGGGGGACTATGAGAAGGTTCGGGGCTATTTGGATCAGATGGCCCAGTCCCCGGCGCTCCAGGGATCCCGGCGCATCTGCGCCAATGAAACCGCAAACGTGGTGCTCTCCAGCAAACGGGCGGTCATGGAGAGCGAGGGAATGGAGGCGGACTTCTCCGTTTCCCTGCCGGAAGCCCTCTCCATTCCGGACCCGGAGCTGTGCGCCCTCCTGGGCAACGCGCTGGACAATGCCATCGAAGCGGTTAGAAAGGCGGAGGACAAGCGGATCACCGTCCGGGCCCGGGCGGACAAGGGAATGCTGATGCTGCGGGTGGAAAACCCGGTGGGCGGGACACTGAAGGAGCGCAAGGGCTGTTTTGAGACCACCAAGTCGGACAAGAGCGTCCACGGATTCGGCATCACCGGCATGCGGGAGATCGCGGAGCGCCGGGGCGGCACCCTGGATACGCTGGTGCGCAACGGCCGGTTTGAGCTGATTGCCTGCGTTCCTCTGACGGGGGATTGA